The Topomyia yanbarensis strain Yona2022 chromosome 3, ASM3024719v1, whole genome shotgun sequence nucleotide sequence GTGCATGTCAAAGTGTTCATGTAGGGTTTTGTATGTGTTTGTGTCTAAATTTTGTGGTGTATAGCATGAAAGCAAAAGTTTTAGACTTTTTCAGTTGTCAGCAGACATTTCGTTGATACTGTTATTGATATCTAACACTTGCTTCACAAATTCCACATCCTGCACAGCTCCTGCAAGGTCACCCATTAGGCTAACAAGCTCACTCAATTCCATTCTCAGTTGTAGTGCCAGATTGTTTAGATGAGTCATTATGTTCTCTGGGATCTAAAAAAAGCAGAACGTATTAATATATAAGTCAAAGATTATCGTACACAACACTTACTTTTTGGGGATCtctaaaaaatgagaatttaaGTTTCTGCTTCACTTGTGTGTCATTGGCACTGTCGTAAAAAAGCGTCACTTGCGCATCAGCTGAATTCAGTACGACCGGGAAGTACAACCCGGAACAGACACGGCCTTTAGCATCACGCGACAGTAGCGAACGGAAATTGTATACCAAATTCCTACGTACCGTAACATCAATGGCCGTTCGGTATGGACGTTCCATATAAATTACTGACATTTCGTACTGCTGCTTGCCGGCGCGTGTCACACGTTCAGTCCAGGTGATGTAGTTCACACAGTGGTTGCTTATTTCATAGCAGTACTCTCGTTTGCAGTGTGGTTCATCAGATTGCGTAAACCAGCCGGTATGCGGGTAATTTTGATCTTTCATTACAGTAACAGCGCGTGCCACATGATAGCCTGGATCGAGTATTAACACACCTTCTCTTCCTCCGACTACGACTTTCATGGCCACCATTGCATGCTCCTTCTCCAAAGTTGGTCCCGCATGCTCGATGTTCTTTTCTTCGCAGTGGTTAACGTACGATTCGTACTCCTCTACTGCCTCCTCACATGAGACCAAGTAGAAGTGTTTAGCAATTTGGGGGTAATACTCCGCCAATCTGTTGGAAAGtataacaaaattttagaaattgatATTTTCAGTCAATAGATTTGAATGCATACCTCGAAACAATTTCCATTCCTAGACTGACGCACATGTGATGGCGGCGATTAATCGGTATCATATAGTTCTGGAAATGTGTTCTAAGATCCGGGCTGGCACTGTGAGTGCTGCGGTAAGCCTTGTGAAAATCCACAAAATTGTTCACTGTATTGTAATGAGTCTCCTCCAACATCCGCTGTAGTTTTGTTTCAATCACACCTATCAAATCTTCATACTGCCACACCTTATCGACAATATACGGTTCAACCGGCTTAGCAGACCACTTTGGTAGCGGTAGTGGCAAATCAATCGGCCACGCTCCATTGATCTGACCAAACTTGGCCAAGTTGTAGCTGTCCTCGTCGACTGTCCATCCGAGGTCAGTACTACCACCAGGGACAATGCCCGGTTTTGTGTCCGTCACATTGCGTTTGTGACTTTCCGGGCTGGTCAATCGTCGGGTGGACTGGCCGAGGTTGTGGCCCACTTGCTGGACCAGGGGTATTTCGTTGCATGAGACGGCGAGTCAACTTGGCCATTCGTTGCCCCAGCGACCAACGGTTGGTACGTAGGCGCCATCCTGACGTTCGACGCTAGTAAATGAAATAGCGCTTGCTCCGTAAAGATCGCTCCGGCCCTGTACTTTACCAGTCAGGCCCGGTTCGTCTCCTTTTATTATTGTTGGTTTTTCACGCTCTACGAAAATAATTGAGAAGAATTAGTTCAATGCGACTTACGGTATAGTCACGTACATCATGCACAGCACGTCTCGCGATCATAGCAATCAATTCTATTGAAAATATCTGAATATGTGAGAAATTGGAATAGAGATTCGAAAGGTGCACAATAAACTGTCCCAAAAAATGTTTCCAATTcctctaaaatatttttagctttgaaaatgctttactctaCTATATGGGGCTGACGCTAGGTGTAAAACAAAAATCTGATTTCGAACTGCGTCACGAAAAcgtggcataattttaaacaacTGTAGCGCTGTTAATAATTAACATAACTAACACAACAACAAAAGTGATCAACTAAAAAATGCGCAAATAATTTTGACTGTCttttaagttttgaaataaaaaatattgacatcttcgacaaatatctgtaatttcttaattttaacagattcatagaacatttgaagaattgcaaaaatctcagaaaaaagttataatgtaaaaatgatttttgggtgCCTCCAACGCGCTTTATCTGAAAACCATTACATTTTGAAGACTTTGCATGTTCAATAAGTTTTCTCGCAGTACagctatttttgttttgaaaattgcctgtaactatgcaaacaaaagagatagaaacttcattgcttctgcaaaaatgtgtatttacaaaagttcaaaaaacctctaaaacaaagtattagcgagaaattattaatagatattaatagaaaaccattttttcaagagccacccactcttgtgagtgaactagagttttcggaaaaagctcatatttgataaTTGTCGAAATTGTTGCAGGTCTAATAGATATAATAGCTttggcgcaaaaatgcgcaagatgaggcctatatatcttgaaactaaactaattttctgatttctaattttctaaatttctaaacaaatttctttacAAAAAACTCAcatctatagtttagcatatttATTCTTCTCTTACCAAAGAACTCAAAATTCCTTCAATCGGCcctgtagttcttgagataccGCCATTTGAAGTTCTAAGGTACTAacaattctaatgaattgaattgaacagaaatcctcgacatcacttgcttcaatgacatgttaaaaattcatttttcagcttgagcttgtgcgacacccctagctgctactccgttatcgatctggactagccgAAGGTGCTCAGTGAATTAgtggataattatgcttgggagtagcgaagcatctttcaatgtgcaactcttggtaatcctaaagcgtgatcaataccggcgtcggccaggcccgaacgtagatcgcggaaggaaagggagggaattgttagtccgatacttgcttttgctagaggccgtacatactactgcgcactccacaagtatcacgggaggaggatatttgttagtaagtataaaatttggattctacttcttctttaccgacgccagagagatgactccactatctggactagatatcgatccatcaactcatggaccggggaccaatggCTACACTTCCCtttcgaagga carries:
- the LOC131694161 gene encoding uncharacterized protein LOC131694161 yields the protein MLEETHYNTVNNFVDFHKAYRSTHSASPDLRTHFQNYMIPINRRHHMCVSLGMEIVSRLAEYYPQIAKHFYLVSCEEAVEEYESYVNHCEEKNIEHAGPTLEKEHAMVAMKVVVGGREGVLILDPGYHVARAVTVMKDQNYPHTGWFTQSDEPHCKREYCYEISNHCVNYITWTERVTRAGKQQYEMSVIYMERPYRTAIDVTVRRNLVYNFRSLLSRDAKGRVCSGLYFPVVLNSADAQVTLFYDSANDTQVKQKLKFSFFRDPQKIPENIMTHLNNLALQLRMELSELVSLMGDLAGAVQDVEFVKQVLDINNSINEMSADN